The region AGGCCAGCCTTGATCTGCTGAGGAGGAAGAGTGTGCTGTTACTAATTTCTGACCTTGAACCCTCCCAAGAAGAGCTTTCGATGCTGCAACAAATATACAGTGAGGCGCGGGAGCAACCAGGAAGAGCAGAGAGTCAATATGAGATCGTTTGGCTCCCAGTTATGGACAGATCCACCTCATGgaatgaaacaaagaaaaagcagTATGAGGATTTTCAATCGTCTATGCCATGGTACTCTGTTTATCACCCTTCATTGCTAGATGTTGCAGTCATCAGGTACATTAAAGAGGTGTGGCACTTCAACAAGAAGGCCTTGCTTGTGGTCTTGGATCCACAAGGGAAAGTAGTCAACCCCAATGCAATCCACATGATGTGGATTTGGGGAAGCCTGGCTTTCCCTTTCACTAGCTTAAGGGAGGAAGGACTCTGGAAAGAAGAAACCTGGAAAATCGATTTACTGGCAGATAACATCGATCCAGCTCTCTCGTCTTGGGTATAGCTTTGCTCTCTTTAcatgtatatattataaaactaaaatatagtCTTCATCTCAGTTCTCTACCGACATCATCTACTGCATACATTTGTCTGTATACTTGATACAGGTTTATAAACTAAACAACAACCTGAAAGTTGTATAGGAATCCCATACACGCATTACTCACGCTTTTTTCAACTAATTAATTCCTAATGCAGATACAGCAAGGGAAGTTCATATGCTTGTATGGTGGGGAGGATATCGAGTGGATCCGCAAATTCACCGCGACTGCAAAAGCAGTTGCGAAAGATGCCAGAATACAGTTAGAAATGCTCTATGTAGGGAAGAGCAACCCCAAGGAGAAAGCCCGAAAGATTAACGGTGTTATTGTAAACGAGAACCTTAGCCAAGTATTGCCAGACCTTACTTTGATCTGGTTCTTCTGGGTGAGGCTGGAGAGCATGTGGCACTCCAAGGTGCAACACAAGAGGACTGCAGATAATGATCCCATCATGCAAGAGATAATGACAATGCTCAGCTTTGATGGAAGTGATCAAGGATGGGCTGTGATAAGTAAGGGATCGGATATTGCCAAGGCAAAGGGAGATACAATATTGAAGAGCTTTGTTGACTTTGAATCATGGAAGCAAAGTGCAGAAGTAAAGGGTTTTCTGCCTGCACTGAATGATCACCTTCATGGACTCCATAGCCCATCCCATTGCAACCGTCTCATACTTCCAGGGGCTACCGGAAGCATTCCAGAGAGGATTGTTTGTGCTGAATGTGGCCGTCCCATGGAGAAGTTCATCATGTATCGTTGCTGTACCGATTAAGCTTTAATTTTAAGTAATAACGGTGTGTGTGCTATCTACGGTTTGAATCATATTGTATCTCAGCTAAGACAAAAATCCTGCCACAACCCATCCTATGGCCGCCACTGCTGCTGATACTATCTAAGGTGATTGCTTAATTTAGTTCAGGTGTGAAATTTGTCATGGCTTTTCAAGTACTAATCGGTATGTGTATTGTTAAGGTGCTTGTTATTAATGAATACATGTATTGTTTGCAGTAACATGGCAGTCTAGTTTCTAAATGTCCACTTGCTTGCCAATGGTGTCACCACTCATTAGAGGAGCATTAGAAATCAAACCCTATCTTGGGCCTTGCGGAAAACGCATTTGAATCAGAATTCAAAACCCTTCAAATTATCATGTGGGTTTTAACAGCAACTACTAATTAAGACTTTTTATTGCTGAATTTAGACTTTCAATATACTAAACAagtaaatcaacaaaaattgtTGCTCAGGTAAGCATGATAAGGATTGTTATTCACTTTttactctataaaaaaaatcaagaaaaaaaatctaaaaaaacaagagaattcTCTTGAAAAATGCCTAGAAGATTGTCCAAGTTGGTGGTAAACAACCAAAATAACAAGTGGAAAAGTTAGAGGACCAAAATgtacaaaattagaaaaattaacgaTCCAATTCTGATTGACAAAAAACCcatttgatgaaaatatttttatttggggtaaagaaatacaaatttagATGAGTAAGGATTTAATGAGGATTTTGGaaagcttaattaattttattgaggacttaattgtaaggaaaatcaattttttggagttaatttgggtgttaattagaagaaattgaagtttggaGACTGAAATCGGATGTTGAAAAGTTTAGTTGGTCAAATAAGGGACTTAATtacgaaaaaattaaaatttgatagccaattaggggtttaattaaagaaattcagaACTAAGAACCAAATCGTAAAAGGCATGAGACTTCAAGGGTTGAAATTGACCAGATCAAGagccaaatttaaaaaatttaaaagtttgattTCAATTAAGGATCTAAATGCACAAATCAGAAACCAAGGACCATGATGAAAATCAAACTAAACTTTGGGGCTGGTGATTGGGTTTGGCAtgggtgaaattgcatgaaattaagagttttgGAGGTAATTCAAGCTGTaattaaaagcaattagaaGAATATGGACTAAAATGAAATTTGTCAGATCCcaaataaaaactctaatttatAGGAGTTTAACCAAGATAACGTGTTGTTCAcccactgttcatcttcttccttgATAGTTTAGATGATTAAGTCGGTATCTTCTAGGAGCTCATTATGAAGTTCTAGACCTCCAAATGGCTCAAGGTTTTTTTCCAAATGAAAGAATAACATCCCTTCTAcaaccttatttttataaaattagatgtttactTCCCAATTCTTCCATCGAAATCTCCAACATCTTGTCCCTGATCAGCCATCACTGCATTTTCAGATTTTTGGCTGATCGAGCTGACATTTTCAAGCAAATGAATGTGTAGTTACAAACCTCCAAATGGAGCAATGATAGATCCAAATGAATGGTTTGCATCACCTCTACAAAGTTCAGGTGATCTTCGATGACGTTTATATCAAACTTTATCTGGTAAAGCCTCGAAAGTGGTCAACTCAGTCAACCTTGACTAAGATAACTATATGTACAAAACCACCTAACTTTTTCTTGTGTTCACATTTAAAAACTCCTAGAGGATTTTTATCAAAGGCCATAAATCTTTCATTTGAGATCAGAAGGGGAGAAATGCTTGTCTTTTATCCCCAAGAGAGAGAAAACCACCTAAGCAAAACCATTATCCCCAAAAACCATTGAAAGACAAAGGTTAATTGTTAACATTTGTCCAGAACTCTCTCATTTTGATCAAAAGACTGATCTTTGATCAATCTTTGAGTGAATCCAtcaaaaaaacctagaaaagcCTAGAAATATCcctaaaaatcaaagaaagaaaaaaaagagagagaagagagaaaaacatgAGGATATACTCTATAAAAAGAGCTTATTGTGAAGGTTCAAAGACCTAATATAGAAGGTCTAGCAAGTTTTAGAAAGAATATAAAGTGAAAGGGAATgaaggaaggaaaagagaagggaagTAACATCTTAGAAAAGGTATAACTATGTGAAAACTCAAGGGTGAAGTCCATGTGGCCTGCTCATTCTTGcttttttcaatctttaatgatgttttttaatctttttggcA is a window of Populus nigra chromosome 10, ddPopNigr1.1, whole genome shotgun sequence DNA encoding:
- the LOC133704629 gene encoding protein SIEVE ELEMENT OCCLUSION B-like codes for the protein MAGVPQKTRRERTVFAASDENVMMKQIQATHAPDGREFSVKLLLHIVEDIFHRATPAPGITDFVQHEGSHQAQLNELEEKVLQNGFNEMIDMLSYTISKISCEMSCKCSGGGDAHATTLAIFNLVSNHSWDAKVVLALAAFALNYGEFWLVSQLYLTNPLAKAVALLKQLPEIIERAEALKPKFEALTNLIRAMTDVAKCIVEFKELPSQYITPDTPEMLTATAHIPTAVYWTIRSIVACTSQIVGLTGMGHEYIASTTEAWELSSLAYKVSNIHSHLVKQLTLCFQHIDENRHHEAYLTLVRLLESVHIDNMKILKALIYAKDDQLPLFDGSTKKRASLDLLRRKSVLLLISDLEPSQEELSMLQQIYSEAREQPGRAESQYEIVWLPVMDRSTSWNETKKKQYEDFQSSMPWYSVYHPSLLDVAVIRYIKEVWHFNKKALLVVLDPQGKVVNPNAIHMMWIWGSLAFPFTSLREEGLWKEETWKIDLLADNIDPALSSWIQQGKFICLYGGEDIEWIRKFTATAKAVAKDARIQLEMLYVGKSNPKEKARKINGVIVNENLSQVLPDLTLIWFFWVRLESMWHSKVQHKRTADNDPIMQEIMTMLSFDGSDQGWAVISKGSDIAKAKGDTILKSFVDFESWKQSAEVKGFLPALNDHLHGLHSPSHCNRLILPGATGSIPERIVCAECGRPMEKFIMYRCCTD